A window of Microbacterium luteolum contains these coding sequences:
- the ruvB gene encoding Holliday junction branch migration DNA helicase RuvB, with protein sequence MSDARDATEPVDDTELAIEGALRPASLSEFVGQQKVRGQLQLLLEAARIQSRPADHILLAGPPGLGKTTLAMIVAHESDRPLRLSSGPAIQHAGDLAALLSSLVPGEVLFIDEIHRMARSAEEMLYLAMEDYRIDIMVGKGAGATSIPLELAPFTLVGATTRSGLLPNPLRDRFGFTGHLEFYDERELEQVIERSAIVLGVEIPRDSLAEIARRSRGTPRIANRLLRRVRDYALVHGDGSATIHDVRAALELYDVDAIGLDRLDRAVLEALVRRFRGGPVGLSTLAVAVGEEGETVESVVEPYLVRIGFLGRTPRGRVAMPEAYAHLGVPHPDGALRLDDL encoded by the coding sequence GTGTCTGACGCCCGCGATGCCACCGAGCCCGTCGACGACACCGAGCTCGCGATCGAGGGCGCCCTGCGCCCGGCCAGCCTCAGCGAGTTCGTCGGTCAGCAGAAAGTCCGCGGGCAGCTGCAGCTGCTTCTCGAGGCGGCCCGCATCCAGAGCCGCCCCGCCGATCACATCCTCCTGGCCGGCCCGCCCGGACTCGGCAAGACCACGCTCGCGATGATCGTCGCGCACGAGAGCGACCGGCCGTTGCGCCTGTCCAGCGGGCCGGCGATCCAGCATGCCGGGGATCTCGCCGCGCTCCTGTCGAGCCTGGTCCCCGGTGAGGTCCTCTTCATCGACGAGATCCACCGAATGGCCCGCTCCGCGGAGGAGATGCTGTACCTCGCGATGGAGGACTACCGCATCGACATCATGGTCGGCAAGGGCGCCGGCGCCACCAGCATCCCGCTCGAACTCGCTCCGTTCACCCTGGTCGGCGCGACGACCAGGTCCGGGCTGCTGCCGAACCCGCTCCGCGATCGCTTCGGATTCACCGGACACCTGGAGTTCTACGACGAGCGGGAGCTCGAGCAGGTCATCGAGCGGTCGGCGATCGTGCTGGGCGTGGAGATCCCCCGGGACTCGCTCGCGGAGATCGCCCGGCGCTCCCGCGGTACTCCGCGCATCGCGAACCGTCTGCTCCGACGCGTCCGCGACTACGCACTGGTGCACGGCGACGGGTCGGCGACCATCCATGACGTCCGGGCCGCTCTCGAGCTCTACGACGTCGATGCGATCGGTCTCGACCGGCTGGATCGCGCCGTGCTGGAAGCGCTCGTCCGGCGGTTCCGCGGCGGACCGGTGGGACTCAGCACGCTCGCCGTCGCGGTCGGCGAAGAGGGCGAGACCGTCGAGAGCGTCGTCGAACCGTACCTCGTCCGCATCGGGTTCCTCGGTCGCACACCGCGGGGCAGAGTCGCGATGCCGGAGGCGTATGCGCACCTGGGTGTCCCGCACCCAGACGGGGCGCTTCGTCTTGATGACCTATAA
- a CDS encoding preprotein translocase subunit YajC has protein sequence MPMEFILFGLLAVLLVFMIFNTRKRTKAMKAEQEEKATKTVPGVKVLLQGGIYGTIVAYDPEDLDSPALVEIAPGTIIEVHSQAILRIVEPKDVVVEEPVVVEDDVVANETDAPAIETTEETRARLERDADDK, from the coding sequence ATGCCCATGGAATTCATCCTCTTCGGTCTTCTGGCCGTTCTTCTCGTCTTCATGATCTTCAACACGCGCAAGCGCACCAAGGCGATGAAGGCCGAGCAGGAGGAGAAGGCGACCAAGACCGTCCCCGGCGTCAAGGTGCTGCTGCAGGGCGGCATCTACGGCACGATCGTCGCCTACGACCCCGAGGACCTCGACTCCCCGGCGCTCGTCGAGATCGCTCCCGGCACCATCATCGAGGTGCACAGCCAGGCCATCCTCCGCATCGTCGAGCCCAAGGACGTCGTCGTCGAGGAGCCCGTGGTCGTCGAGGACGACGTCGTGGCGAACGAGACCGACGCTCCGGCGATCGAGACGACCGAGGAGACGCGCGCGCGTCTCGAGCGGGACGCAGACGACAAGTAA
- the secD gene encoding protein translocase subunit SecD: MASSSPVRHAWRVLLGLLLVTGVLFGINSLGVYLIKDGNGEAVSSWTPELALDLQGGTQIVLSAETEDGAAPSSEQLDQAAAIIRQRVDASGVAEADITTEGGQNIVVQIPGVADEQTRERIQSSAQLEFRPVLATNAASTEFVGEDGESTPFPSPDPSLNATPTVEPTDASDLSWVTEKLAAEFQAYDCANPDNDPARAPKDEPLIACSPDATQKFLLGPAELDGTAITDASAGRDPKSGAWLVQLTMSGEGGDAFGIVSTRLNQNRIDGLSPRDQFAFVLDGSVLSAPRMNGVILDGRPSISGSFTQESATTLADQLKFGALPLSFTVQSSDTISATLGTQQLQIGLIAGLIGLALVAIYSLIVYRALGSVIIASIAVMGVLTYIIICILAWRLGFRLSLAGVAGLIVSIGFTADSFIVYFERIRDELRDGKSITSAVEDGWGRAKRTIYISKSINILAAVVLYILADATVKGFAFTLGLTTLIDVFIFVIFTHPVMQLLARTRFFGGGHKLSGLDPEALGAVYRSRSQFREVSSATTGRGAKNARARGEADRRQTIAERKRAEALAGERRANADSSTKGTREGDA, translated from the coding sequence GTGGCTTCATCCTCTCCGGTCCGTCACGCCTGGCGGGTCCTCCTCGGCCTGCTCCTCGTGACGGGCGTGCTCTTCGGCATCAACTCGCTGGGCGTCTACCTCATCAAGGACGGCAACGGGGAGGCGGTGAGCTCGTGGACGCCTGAACTCGCCCTCGACCTGCAGGGCGGCACGCAGATCGTCCTGAGCGCCGAGACCGAGGACGGGGCTGCGCCCTCGTCCGAGCAGCTCGACCAGGCCGCGGCCATCATCCGTCAGCGCGTCGACGCGTCCGGCGTCGCCGAGGCCGACATCACCACCGAGGGCGGACAGAACATCGTCGTCCAGATCCCCGGTGTCGCCGATGAGCAGACCCGCGAGCGGATCCAGTCGAGCGCTCAGCTGGAGTTCCGACCAGTGCTGGCGACCAACGCGGCCAGTACGGAGTTCGTCGGCGAGGACGGCGAATCAACGCCCTTCCCGTCGCCCGATCCCTCGCTGAACGCGACGCCGACGGTCGAGCCCACGGACGCCAGCGACCTGTCCTGGGTGACCGAGAAGCTCGCCGCCGAGTTCCAGGCCTACGATTGCGCCAACCCGGACAACGACCCGGCCCGCGCCCCGAAGGACGAGCCGCTCATCGCCTGCTCGCCGGACGCCACTCAGAAGTTCCTCCTCGGCCCGGCCGAGCTCGACGGCACGGCCATCACGGATGCCTCGGCCGGTCGGGACCCCAAGTCGGGAGCGTGGCTCGTCCAGCTGACGATGAGCGGCGAAGGCGGAGACGCCTTCGGCATCGTCAGCACGCGTCTGAACCAGAACCGCATCGACGGCCTGTCGCCGCGGGACCAGTTCGCGTTCGTGCTCGACGGCAGCGTCCTCAGTGCACCGCGGATGAACGGTGTGATCCTCGACGGCCGCCCGAGCATCTCGGGCAGCTTCACGCAGGAGAGCGCGACGACCCTCGCGGACCAGCTGAAGTTCGGTGCGCTGCCGCTCAGCTTCACCGTGCAGAGCTCCGACACCATCTCGGCCACCCTCGGCACGCAGCAGCTGCAGATCGGCCTGATCGCCGGTCTCATCGGTCTCGCGCTCGTGGCCATCTACTCGCTCATCGTCTACCGAGCGCTCGGGTCGGTGATCATCGCCTCGATCGCCGTGATGGGCGTCCTGACCTACATCATCATCTGCATCCTGGCCTGGCGACTGGGCTTCCGTCTGTCGCTCGCCGGCGTCGCGGGTCTGATCGTGTCGATCGGCTTCACGGCCGACTCGTTCATCGTCTACTTCGAGCGAATACGAGACGAGCTCCGCGACGGCAAGTCGATCACCTCCGCCGTGGAAGACGGCTGGGGCCGCGCCAAGCGCACGATCTACATCTCGAAGTCGATCAACATCCTCGCCGCCGTGGTGCTCTACATCCTCGCGGATGCCACGGTGAAGGGCTTCGCGTTCACGCTCGGTCTCACGACCTTGATCGACGTGTTCATCTTCGTGATCTTCACGCACCCCGTGATGCAGCTCCTCGCACGCACGCGGTTCTTCGGAGGCGGACACAAGCTGTCCGGCCTCGACCCCGAGGCCCTCGGCGCCGTCTACCGAAGCCGCTCGCAGTTCCGAGAGGTCTCCAGCGCCACCACCGGACGCGGGGCGAAGAATGCCCGCGCCCGCGGTGAGGCCGACCGTCGCCAGACGATCGCCGAACGCAAACGTGCGGAAGCCCTTGCCGGGGAGAGACGCGCCAACGCCGACAGTTCTACCAAGGGAACCAGGGAGGGAGACGCCTGA
- the secF gene encoding protein translocase subunit SecF: MPSMSEFGNNLYSGKTSFPFVGKRRLWFIIAIVLVVGSALVPLIRPIQFSIEFTGGSQFTVQAPDSRDQEKATAAVQSVVPGAATKVVIVSDRDVRVQTDQMSADETQQVAAALADVYKVDAADVTSSFIGPAWGENVTKQSLWGLAIFLALTFLILAIYFRTWKMSAAAIIGLLDVLVITVGVYALAGFEISPAAVIGFLTILAYSLYDTTVVFDKIRENTTEDGEKSARLFGESVNLAVNQTLVRSINTSVVAALPVGAVLFIGAFWLGAESLTDISLSIFVGILVATYSTLFVAAPLYSLFRENEPQLKERDARIREARSKASVDA; the protein is encoded by the coding sequence ATGCCTTCCATGAGTGAGTTCGGCAACAACCTGTACTCGGGGAAGACCTCCTTCCCCTTCGTCGGCAAGCGCCGTCTGTGGTTCATCATCGCGATCGTGCTCGTCGTCGGCTCGGCGCTCGTGCCGCTGATCCGTCCGATCCAGTTCTCGATCGAGTTCACCGGCGGGTCGCAGTTCACGGTGCAGGCACCGGACAGCCGCGACCAGGAGAAGGCGACCGCCGCCGTGCAGTCGGTCGTCCCCGGCGCGGCCACCAAGGTCGTGATCGTGAGCGACCGCGACGTCCGTGTGCAGACCGACCAGATGAGCGCCGACGAGACGCAGCAGGTCGCCGCAGCCCTCGCCGATGTCTACAAGGTCGACGCGGCTGACGTGACGTCGTCGTTCATCGGCCCGGCCTGGGGCGAGAACGTCACCAAGCAGTCGCTGTGGGGTCTCGCGATCTTCCTGGCGCTGACGTTCCTCATCCTCGCGATCTACTTCCGCACGTGGAAGATGTCGGCCGCCGCGATCATCGGCCTCCTGGACGTGCTCGTGATCACGGTCGGCGTCTACGCGCTGGCCGGGTTCGAGATCTCGCCCGCCGCCGTGATCGGCTTCCTCACGATCCTTGCGTACTCGCTCTACGACACCACGGTCGTGTTCGACAAGATCCGCGAGAACACCACGGAGGACGGGGAGAAGTCCGCGCGGCTGTTCGGGGAGTCCGTCAACCTCGCCGTGAACCAGACGCTGGTGCGATCGATCAACACGTCCGTCGTCGCGGCGCTGCCCGTGGGCGCGGTGCTCTTCATCGGCGCCTTCTGGCTCGGCGCCGAGTCGCTCACCGACATCTCGCTGTCGATCTTCGTCGGCATCCTGGTCGCCACGTACTCGACGTTGTTCGTCGCCGCTCCGCTGTACTCGCTGTTCCGCGAGAACGAGCCGCAGCTCAAGGAGCGGGACGCCCGCATCCGCGAGGCCCGCAGCAAGGCGTCCGTCGACGCCTGA
- a CDS encoding RelA/SpoT family protein has protein sequence MAEPQTSSQGSSLRRLVPRIFSRASRINDLDNLIRTVRANHPRGDFPVIERAYAVAKEKHEGQKRQSGEPYITHPLAVAQILAELGLGPRAIAAALLHDTVEDTGYALTDLTAEFGDEVAMLVDGVTKLDKVKYGESAQAETVRKMIVAMSKDIRVLLIKLADRLHNARTWGFVPPEKAAKKAKETLEIYAPLANRLGIQAIKSELEDLSFAVLHPKIYNEIHSLIAQRTPQREKYLGQVVEEIDEDLRDLRIRGKVVGRPKQLYSVYQKMVIRGREFDDIYDLIGIRVLVASVRDCYAVLGAIHARWTPLPGRFKDYIATPKFNLYQSLHTTVIGPAGRTVEIQIRTHEMHQQAEYGVAAHWMYKERMNGGGKTEVRASDTDMAWLAHISDWQAETADPGEFLDSLRFEIGAKEVYVFTPKGRVVGLPASATPVDFAYAVHTEIGHRTMGAKVNGRLVPLESELKSGDVVEVFTSKNPDAGPSQDWLGFVASTRARNKIRGWFTKERREEAIEQGKEAIARAMRRQNLPLQKLMSQDSFAEVAHQLHYEDVSALYAAVGEGHVSTQSVLEKVTALVAASDPATGTIDLPGSVPTREPRSGDSGVLVRGAADILVKLAKCCTPVPGDSIVGFVTRGSGVSVHRADCVNVKALSAEQDRFVEVSWAPTKKSVFRVQIQVEALDRSGLLSDVTRVLSEHHVNILSATVTTNDERLALSRFVFEMGDAVHLDRVLNAVRRIDAVYDVYRVTSS, from the coding sequence ATGGCGGAGCCGCAGACGTCGTCGCAGGGTTCCAGTCTGCGACGACTGGTGCCCCGCATCTTCTCGCGCGCGTCCAGGATCAACGACCTCGACAACCTGATCCGCACCGTCCGCGCCAACCACCCCCGCGGCGACTTCCCGGTCATCGAGCGCGCATACGCGGTCGCCAAGGAGAAGCACGAGGGCCAGAAGCGGCAGAGCGGCGAGCCGTACATCACGCACCCGCTCGCCGTCGCGCAGATCCTCGCCGAACTCGGTCTCGGACCCCGCGCGATCGCGGCCGCCCTGCTGCACGACACGGTCGAGGACACGGGATACGCCCTGACCGATCTGACGGCCGAGTTCGGCGACGAGGTCGCCATGCTCGTCGACGGCGTCACCAAGCTCGACAAGGTCAAGTACGGCGAGAGTGCTCAGGCCGAGACCGTCCGCAAGATGATCGTCGCGATGTCCAAGGACATCCGCGTGCTCCTGATCAAGCTCGCCGACCGCCTGCACAATGCGCGCACCTGGGGCTTCGTCCCGCCGGAGAAGGCGGCGAAGAAGGCCAAGGAGACGCTGGAGATCTACGCGCCGCTGGCCAATCGACTCGGCATCCAGGCCATCAAGTCGGAGCTCGAGGATCTCTCGTTCGCCGTGCTGCATCCGAAGATCTACAACGAGATCCACAGCCTCATCGCGCAGCGCACCCCGCAGCGCGAGAAGTACCTGGGTCAGGTCGTCGAGGAGATCGACGAGGATCTGCGTGATCTCCGCATCCGCGGCAAGGTCGTCGGACGGCCGAAACAGCTCTACTCCGTGTATCAGAAGATGGTCATCCGGGGTCGCGAGTTCGACGACATCTACGACTTGATCGGGATCAGGGTGCTCGTCGCCTCGGTTCGCGACTGCTATGCCGTGCTCGGTGCGATCCACGCCCGCTGGACGCCGCTGCCCGGCCGTTTCAAGGACTACATCGCGACGCCGAAGTTCAACCTCTACCAGTCGCTCCATACGACGGTGATCGGTCCGGCCGGTCGTACGGTCGAGATCCAGATCCGCACGCACGAGATGCATCAGCAGGCGGAGTACGGCGTCGCCGCGCACTGGATGTACAAGGAGCGGATGAACGGCGGCGGCAAGACCGAGGTCCGCGCCTCCGACACCGACATGGCGTGGCTCGCGCACATCTCCGACTGGCAGGCCGAGACGGCCGACCCCGGCGAGTTCCTCGACTCCCTGCGCTTCGAGATCGGCGCGAAGGAGGTCTACGTCTTCACGCCGAAGGGGCGGGTGGTCGGACTCCCGGCCAGCGCGACACCCGTGGACTTCGCCTACGCCGTGCACACCGAGATCGGTCACCGCACCATGGGGGCCAAGGTCAACGGGCGCCTGGTGCCGCTGGAGTCCGAGCTGAAGAGCGGCGACGTGGTCGAGGTGTTCACCTCGAAGAACCCGGATGCCGGACCGAGCCAGGACTGGCTCGGATTCGTGGCCAGCACCCGCGCGCGCAACAAGATCCGCGGTTGGTTCACGAAGGAGCGCCGCGAAGAGGCGATCGAACAGGGAAAGGAGGCCATCGCGAGGGCGATGCGCCGCCAGAACCTGCCGCTGCAGAAGCTGATGAGCCAGGACTCCTTCGCGGAGGTCGCCCACCAGCTCCACTACGAAGACGTCTCCGCCCTGTACGCCGCGGTCGGCGAAGGACACGTCTCGACGCAGTCGGTCCTCGAGAAGGTCACGGCTCTCGTCGCCGCGAGCGATCCGGCGACCGGAACCATCGATCTTCCCGGCAGCGTTCCGACGCGGGAGCCGCGTTCCGGCGACTCGGGCGTGCTGGTGCGCGGTGCCGCCGACATCCTGGTCAAACTCGCCAAGTGCTGCACCCCGGTGCCGGGCGATTCCATCGTCGGATTCGTGACCCGCGGCAGCGGCGTCTCCGTGCACCGTGCCGACTGCGTCAACGTGAAGGCGCTGAGTGCGGAGCAGGACCGCTTCGTCGAGGTCTCCTGGGCTCCGACGAAGAAGAGCGTGTTCCGCGTGCAGATCCAGGTCGAGGCGCTGGATCGCTCCGGTCTGCTCTCCGACGTGACGAGGGTGCTCAGCGAGCACCACGTCAACATCCTGTCGGCGACGGTCACGACCAACGACGAGCGCCTCGCTCTCAGCCGGTTCGTGTTCGAGATGGGCGATGCGGTGCATCTCGATCGCGTGCTGAACGCGGTGCGCAGGATCGACGCGGTCTACGACGTCTACCGCGTCACCTCCTCCTGA